One bacterium genomic window carries:
- a CDS encoding DUF3696 domain-containing protein, translating to MLTRIDLKHFKCFEGMRLPLGPLTLLAGPNASGKSTVLQALVLLNQTIREHEWSKRLLLNGSSIQLGTVADVIDKVHGRFSFELGLLDDEHSYLWTFGRNSAQDENSSDSVDRSDMSVEVTSVEIGGTVYQSPKTLRFLLPPETTNVTDSLAARLRDLTYITAERIGPRDVYQLEDRQAATVVGTTGEHTASVLYWGRDEKVNDELVLPGTVNTRLRQVEARMGQFFPGCEFVLSKVQNANAVTIGFRTSAETDFHRPIHVGFGLTQIFPIVVAALSAGKDHIILIENPEVHLHPAGQALMGQFLGDVTRSGVQVIIETHSDHVLNGIRRSVKARRLDEEKVLIHFFRSDFEKEAQVVTPILDSRGNIDTWPKGFFDQFDKDLNYFAGWGD from the coding sequence ATGTTAACGCGAATTGACCTAAAGCATTTCAAGTGTTTTGAGGGCATGCGGTTGCCACTTGGTCCATTGACTTTACTCGCGGGCCCCAACGCATCAGGTAAGTCGACTGTGCTGCAAGCATTGGTGTTGCTAAATCAAACGATCCGTGAACATGAATGGTCGAAGCGTCTTTTGCTCAACGGGTCCTCCATCCAATTGGGAACTGTCGCCGATGTGATTGACAAAGTCCACGGTAGGTTCTCGTTTGAATTGGGATTGTTAGACGATGAACATTCTTATCTATGGACATTCGGTAGAAACTCCGCTCAGGATGAAAATAGCAGCGATAGCGTTGACCGATCCGATATGTCCGTTGAAGTAACGAGCGTTGAGATAGGCGGCACAGTTTACCAATCACCTAAGACACTTCGATTTCTTTTGCCTCCTGAAACCACTAACGTTACGGATTCGCTCGCTGCCCGCCTACGAGACCTTACATACATAACCGCTGAGCGAATAGGTCCACGTGATGTGTACCAACTGGAGGATCGTCAAGCGGCGACGGTTGTAGGTACCACTGGAGAACATACCGCAAGCGTTTTATATTGGGGCAGGGACGAAAAAGTCAACGATGAACTCGTTTTGCCGGGAACTGTCAATACACGGTTACGGCAAGTTGAAGCAAGGATGGGACAATTCTTCCCAGGATGTGAATTCGTGTTAAGCAAGGTTCAGAACGCCAACGCTGTCACAATTGGATTTCGTACTTCTGCAGAAACTGATTTCCATCGTCCAATTCACGTAGGCTTTGGACTGACGCAGATCTTTCCAATCGTTGTGGCTGCGCTATCGGCAGGCAAAGATCACATTATTCTTATTGAGAACCCAGAGGTGCATCTCCATCCAGCTGGTCAAGCACTCATGGGTCAGTTCTTAGGCGATGTCACGAGATCGGGTGTGCAAGTAATCATTGAAACCCATTCTGACCACGTACTAAATGGAATACGACGGTCCGTTAAGGCTAGACGACTTGATGAAGAAAAGGTATTGATTCACTTTTTCCGCTCAGATTTCGAGAAAGAAGCTCAGGTTGTTACTCCAATTTTAGACAGCCGAGGGAATATTGACACATGGCCCAAAGGATTCTTTGACCAATTCGACAAAGACTTGAATTACTTTGCAGGATGGGGAGATTAA